CGCTGCCGACCATGAACCCGGGCACGTCGCTCAGGAACAGCAGCGGCACGTTGAACGCGTCGCAGAGCTGCACGAACCGGGTCGCCTTGTCGGCCGAGTCGACGAAGAGCACCCCGCCCTTGAACATCGAGTTGTTGCCGATCACGCCGACGACCTCGCCGTTGAGCCGGCCGAAGCCGATGGTCAGCTCCTTGGCCCAGAGCGCCTGGATCTCGAAGAAGCTGCCCTCGTCGAGCAGGCCCTTGACGTATCGCCGCATGTCGAACGCCTGCCGCTCGCTGGCCGGGACCAGCGCCGCCAGGTCGGCCTTCGCCGGCGCCGGCTTCGCCTCGGCGGCCGGCGGCGCCTCGGTCCAGTTGGCCGGCAGGTAGGAAAGGTAGGTCCGCACCACGTCGAGCGCGTCGGCCTCGGTCTTGCACAGGAAGTGCCCGACGCCGGACTCGGCGCAGTGCACCCGGGCCCCGCCCATCGCCTCCAGGGTGGTCTTCTCGCCGGTGACCATCTCGACCATCCGGTCGGAGCCGAGGTACATGCTGGCGTTGCCGTCCACCATCGCCACCACGTCGCAGAACGCCGGAATGTACGCCCCGCCGGCCGCGCTCGGCCCGAACAGCGCGCAGACCTGCGGGACCGATCCGGAGGCCCGGACCTGGTTCCAGAAGATCTTCCCGGCGCCGCGCCGGCCCGGGAAGAGGTCGACCTGGTCGGTGATCCGGGCGCCGGCGGAGTCGACCAGGTAGACCATCGGCACCTTGGTCGTGTACGCCCGCTCGATGATCCGGATGATCTTCTCGACGGTGCGCGCGCCCCAACTGCCGGCCTTGACCGTGGAGTCGTTCGCCATCAGGCAGACCGGCC
The genomic region above belongs to Micromonospora sp. WMMD1128 and contains:
- a CDS encoding acyl-CoA carboxylase subunit beta: MTLDGEALEQLRKRARAGGADKYHAANAAKGKLFARERVAYLVDEGSFVEDGLYANAMADGLPADGVVTGTATIDGRPVCLMANDSTVKAGSWGARTVEKIIRIIERAYTTKVPMVYLVDSAGARITDQVDLFPGRRGAGKIFWNQVRASGSVPQVCALFGPSAAGGAYIPAFCDVVAMVDGNASMYLGSDRMVEMVTGEKTTLEAMGGARVHCAESGVGHFLCKTEADALDVVRTYLSYLPANWTEAPPAAEAKPAPAKADLAALVPASERQAFDMRRYVKGLLDEGSFFEIQALWAKELTIGFGRLNGEVVGVIGNNSMFKGGVLFVDSADKATRFVQLCDAFNVPLLFLSDVPGFMVGSAVEKQGIIRHGAKMITAISEATVPKICVVVRKAYGAGLYAMAGPGFEPDATIALPTAKIAVMGAEAAVNAVYANKIAAISDEAERAAFVAAKRAEYERDIDVVRLASELVIDAIVEPHELRAELVRRFAAARTKERHFSHRRHGVTPV